One Luteibacter sp. 9135 DNA segment encodes these proteins:
- a CDS encoding PilZ domain-containing protein codes for MTDESWKAFADRVAWDSRFHAVCLAAERPDITELALINDRNASVLVAVSALMDRRSDTGEDDSPLTQEVARLDAKLNVLMEIVNRLLLPQAGLPPRIPVRVNAAGAALPWDGLPPVGAPVMLKLHFDACRALPLELPGLRMAGPTDGKGFVAFDGLTEAVRDGIERLVFRQHRRQVAEARAHARPQDSSGE; via the coding sequence ATGACTGACGAATCGTGGAAGGCCTTTGCCGACCGGGTAGCCTGGGACTCGCGCTTCCATGCCGTCTGCCTGGCCGCCGAACGGCCGGACATCACCGAACTGGCCCTCATCAACGACCGTAACGCCAGTGTGCTGGTGGCGGTGTCGGCCCTGATGGACCGGCGTAGCGACACCGGCGAGGACGATAGCCCGCTGACCCAGGAAGTGGCTCGCCTGGACGCCAAGCTCAATGTCCTCATGGAAATCGTCAACCGCCTTCTGCTGCCGCAGGCCGGGCTTCCACCGCGCATTCCCGTCCGCGTGAATGCCGCCGGTGCCGCACTGCCCTGGGACGGACTGCCGCCGGTTGGCGCGCCCGTCATGCTCAAGCTCCACTTCGATGCCTGCCGGGCGCTGCCCCTGGAATTGCCTGGCCTGCGGATGGCCGGTCCCACAGACGGCAAGGGCTTCGTCGCCTTCGACGGCCTCACCGAGGCCGTGCGGGATGGCATCGAGCGCCTGGTTTTCCGCCAGCACCGGCGGCAGGTGGCCGAGGCCAGGGCCCACGCACGGCCCCAGGACAGCTCAGGGGAGTGA
- the fliE gene encoding flagellar hook-basal body complex protein FliE, which yields MTTIDVNSLLLQMRRISAQTEMPAIRGVGETGQAAKGSFGDVLKQSIEGVSQSQAKAAQMSSAFERGDPGIDLAQVMIQGQKADLSFRAMTEVRNKMVDAYKEIMNMSV from the coding sequence ATGACCACGATCGATGTGAACAGCCTGCTGCTCCAGATGCGCCGCATCAGCGCGCAGACCGAGATGCCCGCGATCCGCGGCGTCGGCGAGACGGGGCAGGCGGCAAAGGGTTCGTTCGGCGATGTCCTCAAGCAGTCCATCGAGGGCGTGTCGCAGTCGCAGGCCAAGGCGGCGCAGATGTCCTCCGCGTTCGAACGTGGCGATCCGGGTATCGATCTGGCGCAGGTGATGATCCAGGGCCAGAAGGCCGATCTCTCGTTCCGCGCCATGACCGAAGTGCGCAACAAGATGGTCGATGCGTACAAAGAAATCATGAACATGTCGGTCTGA
- a CDS encoding FliH/SctL family protein yields the protein MSLTSILARERVDQFERWELPLVGGAVPHEVAEPEDEGPHRPTVAEIESIERQAREEGFNAGLNEGRAMARRELEAQVARLDALFAAVERPFADLDADVAGDLAMLATIIAERVLGHDIATRPETILEVVRQAVDVLPAGSRQLKIHLNPADAAIVREHRASADHEGTVVDDATLQRGDVRLESEHSRLDARVRTRLAAVIDSVLDGRAPSDESQDEPQDEPA from the coding sequence ATGAGCCTCACCTCGATCCTCGCCCGCGAACGCGTCGACCAGTTCGAGCGCTGGGAGCTGCCCCTGGTGGGTGGCGCCGTGCCGCACGAGGTGGCAGAACCCGAAGACGAAGGCCCGCACCGTCCCACCGTCGCCGAAATCGAATCGATCGAGCGCCAGGCGCGCGAGGAAGGCTTCAATGCCGGCCTCAACGAAGGGCGTGCGATGGCCCGGCGCGAACTGGAAGCCCAGGTTGCCCGCCTCGATGCCTTGTTCGCCGCGGTGGAGCGCCCCTTTGCCGACCTGGACGCCGATGTGGCCGGCGACCTCGCCATGCTGGCCACGATCATCGCCGAGCGCGTGCTCGGCCACGACATCGCCACGCGTCCGGAAACCATCCTGGAGGTAGTCCGCCAGGCGGTGGACGTGCTGCCGGCCGGCAGCCGCCAGTTGAAGATCCATCTGAACCCCGCGGACGCCGCCATCGTGCGCGAGCACCGCGCGTCGGCCGACCATGAGGGCACGGTGGTGGACGACGCCACGCTCCAGCGCGGCGACGTACGCCTGGAAAGCGAACATTCGCGTCTGGATGCACGGGTGCGTACGCGCCTGGCCGCCGTGATCGACAGCGTGCTCGACGGTCGGGCTCCGTCCGACGAGTCGCAGGACGAACCGCAGGACGAGCCGGCATGA
- a CDS encoding flagellar hook-length control protein FliK: protein MNNANVALNIARPVSQAPSSASAKATDDTTPSKRFDAVLGNAHAQVHAQAHASTHATPHADAGRAAARTDNRNDARTAKQDAGDDKDADAGATSHTAAADDKSAAAKQDATAAKDEPNKDDASDDDHSIATTMLALIGVPPKVTELATKTLGALKDAGGKTGDLTAGALAMGLPLADGVPAPAGGDAAKALLTSTDTSASSGVLAATASPVAVSPLATLLAARAAVTTGAKDDVASDPTASPMPLVHTPGLAPVDGAMVQVQATQAATAPQFAQELGEQIAWMGSGQIKEARIKLHPEELGSMDVRVSMEGGKVNVAILAQHPAAVHAVQQTLSQLDSMLAHHGLSLGQADVGQQQAGQGRQGTSDGGNGQGGTDEPAVATVLATSRVSRGLVDERA, encoded by the coding sequence ATGAACAACGCCAACGTCGCCCTCAATATCGCCCGCCCGGTCAGCCAGGCACCCTCGTCCGCTTCGGCGAAGGCGACGGACGATACGACGCCGTCGAAGCGCTTCGATGCGGTGCTCGGCAATGCCCATGCGCAGGTACATGCGCAGGCCCATGCGAGTACGCACGCCACGCCGCACGCGGATGCCGGCCGCGCGGCAGCGCGTACGGACAACAGGAACGATGCGCGCACGGCGAAGCAGGACGCCGGTGACGACAAGGACGCCGACGCCGGCGCCACGTCCCATACCGCCGCGGCGGACGACAAGTCGGCCGCCGCGAAGCAGGACGCCACGGCCGCGAAGGACGAACCGAACAAAGACGACGCCTCCGACGACGACCATTCCATCGCCACGACGATGCTTGCGCTGATCGGTGTACCGCCCAAGGTCACGGAACTGGCGACGAAAACACTCGGCGCGCTCAAGGACGCCGGCGGCAAGACCGGCGACCTGACCGCCGGTGCGCTGGCCATGGGCCTGCCGCTGGCTGATGGCGTGCCGGCCCCGGCCGGCGGCGATGCCGCCAAGGCGCTGCTCACCTCGACCGATACCTCGGCCTCGTCCGGCGTGCTTGCGGCCACGGCATCGCCTGTCGCGGTATCGCCGCTGGCCACGCTGCTCGCCGCCCGCGCGGCGGTGACCACGGGTGCCAAGGACGACGTGGCATCCGATCCGACCGCGAGTCCCATGCCCCTGGTGCATACGCCGGGACTGGCCCCCGTGGATGGCGCCATGGTCCAGGTGCAGGCCACGCAGGCCGCCACCGCGCCGCAGTTCGCGCAGGAACTGGGCGAACAGATCGCGTGGATGGGCAGCGGCCAGATCAAGGAAGCCCGGATCAAGCTGCACCCGGAAGAACTCGGCAGCATGGACGTGCGCGTGAGCATGGAGGGCGGCAAGGTCAATGTGGCCATCCTCGCCCAGCATCCGGCCGCCGTGCACGCCGTGCAGCAGACGCTGTCGCAACTGGACAGCATGCTCGCCCACCATGGCCTGTCCCTGGGCCAGGCCGATGTCGGCCAGCAGCAGGCCGGGCAGGGCCGTCAGGGCACGAGCGACGGCGGTAACGGGCAGGGCGGAACGGACGAGCCTGCCGTCGCCACGGTGCTGGCCACCTCCCGCGTGTCGCGGGGCCTGGTCGACGAGCGCGCCTGA
- the fliG gene encoding flagellar motor switch protein FliG: protein MTGAQKAAILLLTLGEEDAAAILKHLGAREVQAVGSAMAALKNVSKEQVELVLTKLQDDVGQHTSIGVGTEEYIRRILVNVLGENKAGGLIDRILLGRSSKGLESLKWMESRAIAEMIGQEHPQIIALVMAHLESDQAAEVIGYLPARTRSDVVMRIATLDGVQPHALNELDEIMERQFSGNSNKLKSSTVGGLKAAADILNAMETAREAELMASIRGIDSGLGERIEELMFVFDDLADLDDRSMQTLLREVPSARLITALKGAEVAIREKIFANMSKRAADMLRDDLEVKGPVRLSEVDAAQKEVLATARRLADAGQINLAGGGEEFV from the coding sequence CTGACCGGCGCCCAGAAGGCCGCGATCCTCCTGCTCACGCTCGGTGAGGAAGACGCCGCCGCCATCCTCAAGCACCTGGGTGCCCGTGAAGTGCAGGCCGTGGGCTCGGCCATGGCCGCCCTGAAAAACGTCAGCAAGGAGCAGGTCGAACTGGTGCTGACCAAGCTGCAGGACGATGTCGGCCAGCACACCTCCATCGGTGTGGGCACCGAGGAATACATCCGTCGCATCCTGGTCAACGTGCTGGGCGAGAACAAAGCCGGTGGCCTCATCGACCGCATCCTGCTGGGTCGCAGCAGCAAGGGACTGGAATCCCTCAAGTGGATGGAAAGCCGGGCCATCGCCGAAATGATCGGCCAGGAGCATCCGCAGATCATCGCGCTGGTCATGGCACACCTCGAATCCGACCAGGCCGCCGAGGTGATCGGCTACCTGCCCGCGCGCACGCGCAGCGACGTGGTGATGCGTATCGCCACGCTGGATGGCGTGCAGCCGCATGCGCTGAACGAGCTCGACGAAATCATGGAGCGCCAGTTCTCCGGCAACTCCAACAAGCTGAAGTCGTCCACGGTCGGTGGACTCAAGGCCGCGGCCGACATCCTCAATGCGATGGAGACCGCGCGCGAGGCCGAACTGATGGCCTCCATCCGCGGCATCGACTCCGGCCTGGGCGAGCGTATCGAGGAGCTGATGTTCGTCTTCGACGACCTGGCCGACCTGGACGACCGCAGCATGCAGACGCTGTTGCGGGAAGTGCCCTCGGCCCGTCTCATCACGGCGCTCAAGGGTGCCGAGGTTGCCATCCGCGAGAAGATCTTCGCCAACATGTCCAAGCGTGCCGCCGACATGCTGCGCGACGACCTGGAGGTCAAGGGTCCGGTCCGTCTTTCCGAGGTGGATGCGGCGCAGAAGGAAGTGCTGGCCACCGCGCGCCGTCTGGCTGACGCGGGCCAGATCAATCTCGCCGGTGGCGGGGAAGAGTTCGTCTGA
- a CDS encoding sigma-54 interaction domain-containing protein, protein MKSSNFLVVESDASRAEAAASALAFLGYRPVLASRMQAADAADGWRGAYVGTVDDEAQLEGYLAALGRHGRNLPLLVSADSPVASALTAGDEAQTQHIELIELPLRYERLSEALRTLQARMQPVNNNLRFVGQSGPMQRVNALIRQVAPFDSSVLVLGESGSGKELVARTIHECSPRRDKPFVAINCGAIPAELLESELFGHEKGAFTGAISTRKGRFEMAEGGTLFLDEIGDMSLPMQVKLLRVLQERVFERVGGNRPQRCDVRIIAATHRDLEGAIERGGFREDLFYRLSVFPLEMPPLRQRLEDLPALITEFNQRLVQRGLTSVRFAPSAMAALCRHPWPGNVRELSNLVERMAILMPQGEVRGADLPEKYRGALPIEEVSGAALIAMMEAEPEVVAEAFGFAGEMDPAVLPQGGLDLKDHLAGIEIGLIRQALNSANGVVAHAAKLLRVQRTTLVEKLRKYGLSETVQVG, encoded by the coding sequence GTGAAGTCTTCCAACTTTCTCGTCGTCGAATCCGACGCTTCCCGCGCGGAAGCCGCTGCCTCCGCGCTGGCGTTCCTGGGCTACCGTCCGGTGCTTGCCAGCCGCATGCAGGCGGCCGATGCCGCCGACGGCTGGCGCGGCGCCTATGTCGGCACGGTGGATGACGAAGCCCAACTGGAAGGCTACCTCGCTGCCTTGGGCCGTCACGGCCGCAACCTGCCGCTGCTGGTGTCCGCCGACTCCCCGGTGGCCAGCGCGCTGACCGCCGGCGACGAAGCACAGACCCAGCATATCGAGTTGATCGAGCTGCCGCTGCGCTACGAGCGCCTGTCCGAAGCCCTGCGTACCCTGCAGGCGCGCATGCAGCCGGTAAATAACAACCTTCGTTTCGTCGGTCAGTCGGGCCCGATGCAGCGTGTCAACGCGCTGATCCGCCAGGTGGCGCCGTTCGATTCGAGCGTGCTGGTGCTGGGCGAGTCGGGCAGCGGCAAGGAACTGGTCGCCCGCACCATCCACGAATGCTCGCCGCGCCGCGACAAGCCGTTTGTCGCCATCAACTGCGGCGCGATTCCCGCCGAGCTGCTGGAAAGCGAGCTGTTCGGCCACGAGAAGGGCGCCTTCACCGGCGCGATCAGCACCCGCAAGGGCCGCTTCGAGATGGCCGAGGGTGGCACGCTGTTCCTCGACGAGATTGGCGACATGAGCCTGCCGATGCAGGTGAAGCTGCTGCGCGTCCTGCAGGAGCGCGTGTTCGAGCGCGTCGGCGGCAACCGTCCGCAGCGCTGCGACGTGCGCATCATCGCCGCGACCCATCGCGACCTCGAAGGCGCGATCGAGCGTGGCGGCTTCCGTGAAGACCTTTTCTACCGTCTCAGCGTGTTCCCGCTGGAAATGCCGCCGCTGCGCCAGCGCCTGGAAGACCTGCCGGCCCTCATCACCGAGTTCAACCAGCGGCTGGTGCAGCGCGGCCTCACCTCGGTGCGCTTCGCGCCCAGCGCCATGGCGGCACTCTGCCGCCATCCGTGGCCCGGCAACGTCCGCGAGCTGTCCAATCTGGTGGAGCGCATGGCCATCCTGATGCCCCAGGGCGAGGTGCGCGGCGCCGACCTGCCGGAGAAATACCGCGGCGCGCTGCCCATCGAGGAAGTGTCCGGTGCCGCGCTGATCGCCATGATGGAAGCCGAGCCCGAGGTGGTGGCCGAAGCCTTCGGCTTCGCAGGTGAGATGGATCCGGCGGTGCTGCCGCAGGGCGGCCTCGACCTCAAGGACCACCTCGCCGGTATCGAGATCGGCCTGATCCGCCAGGCGCTCAACTCGGCCAACGGCGTCGTGGCGCATGCGGCCAAGCTGCTCCGCGTCCAGCGCACCACCCTGGTCGAGAAACTGCGCAAGTACGGCCTTTCCGAGACCGTGCAGGTCGGCTGA
- the fliJ gene encoding flagellar export protein FliJ, with product MASRADRLQPVVDLAAEKAEEATRVLASHQRALAESEHQLVELRRYRNEYASMPDGIGVSALLNRQQFLQKIDMAIVQQLGEVQRREQALEHARQGWSDARGRAKALDSVTVKYREQERKSQDRREQEQADERSQYRKNPTGRTA from the coding sequence ATGGCGTCGCGCGCCGACCGCCTGCAGCCCGTCGTCGACCTGGCGGCCGAGAAGGCGGAGGAAGCGACGCGGGTACTCGCCTCGCACCAGCGCGCGCTGGCCGAGAGCGAGCATCAACTGGTCGAGTTGCGTCGTTATCGCAACGAATACGCCTCCATGCCCGACGGCATCGGCGTCAGCGCGTTGCTCAACCGCCAGCAGTTCCTGCAGAAGATCGACATGGCCATCGTGCAGCAGCTGGGCGAGGTGCAGCGACGCGAGCAGGCGCTGGAGCATGCGCGGCAGGGCTGGTCCGATGCGCGCGGACGCGCCAAGGCGCTGGATTCGGTCACCGTCAAATACCGCGAGCAGGAGCGCAAGTCGCAGGACCGGCGCGAGCAGGAACAAGCCGACGAGCGCTCGCAATACCGCAAGAACCCTACCGGAAGAACCGCATGA
- the fliF gene encoding flagellar basal-body MS-ring/collar protein FliF — protein sequence MADNGVANTDSNASRRMDSLKSLSQTPAARQLFMLAGIAGAVAIGIAAVMWSRAPNYGLLYGGLEQKDAAAVTQALQAGNTPYTLSTDGSSIFVPAADVAGVRLKLAGQGLPQGSAAAALPQADSPFGMSDMAERSRYQSMLETDLSNTIAGLQSVRGARVHLALPKPSAFVRDNKPASASVVVSLYPGRQLDQGQVAAIVHLIAASVPELDTRQVSVIDQTGNLLTVSDPDSASAIGDSRLRLSNRIESTYTQRVEDLLTPLVGAGKVRAQVFADLDFSQTEKASETFNHDNPALRSEQTSSDTRTEPNANANAGVPGALSNQPPNTGGNPTAANPAAGNGKPGGQNASTQAAATPTQQTQNATRNYELDRTVSHVTDPAGKVARLSVAVVVDNKQVVGKDGKSTSVPFTPEELTRLTELTKNAVGFNATRGDSVSVINEAFRGAVAEEEPQGTPFYERPGMLDLIKQGLGVMIALIVGFFVLRPILKGLLKPAPIMMNNVALAGPMPTVSVMVDDDDMTPDRVSTSPQLGSPALLAYEQKVGLAKRMAAENPKQVAQVVKSWVSDDGS from the coding sequence ATGGCAGATAACGGCGTAGCCAACACGGATAGCAACGCGTCACGGCGCATGGACTCATTGAAGTCCCTGTCGCAGACGCCCGCGGCACGGCAGCTCTTCATGCTCGCGGGTATCGCCGGCGCGGTGGCCATCGGCATCGCCGCCGTCATGTGGTCGCGCGCACCGAACTACGGGCTGCTTTACGGCGGCCTGGAACAGAAGGATGCCGCTGCGGTCACGCAGGCGCTGCAGGCGGGCAACACGCCCTATACGCTGAGCACCGACGGCAGCTCGATCTTCGTACCCGCCGCCGATGTCGCCGGCGTGCGTCTCAAGCTGGCCGGCCAGGGCCTGCCGCAGGGCAGCGCCGCCGCGGCCCTGCCACAGGCCGATTCGCCGTTCGGCATGAGCGACATGGCCGAGAGGTCGCGTTACCAGTCCATGCTGGAGACCGACCTCTCCAACACCATCGCCGGTTTGCAGTCGGTGCGTGGTGCCCGCGTCCATCTCGCGCTGCCCAAGCCGTCCGCCTTCGTGCGCGACAACAAGCCGGCGTCGGCGTCGGTGGTGGTGTCGCTGTATCCGGGGCGCCAGCTCGATCAGGGCCAGGTGGCCGCGATCGTCCACCTGATCGCCGCCAGCGTGCCGGAGCTGGACACCCGCCAAGTCTCGGTCATCGACCAGACCGGCAACCTGCTCACCGTCAGCGATCCGGACAGCGCCTCCGCCATCGGCGACAGCCGCCTGCGCTTGTCCAACCGCATCGAATCCACGTACACGCAGCGCGTCGAAGACCTGCTCACGCCGCTGGTGGGTGCGGGCAAGGTGCGCGCGCAGGTGTTCGCCGACCTGGATTTCTCCCAGACGGAGAAGGCCAGCGAAACGTTCAACCACGACAACCCGGCCCTGCGCAGCGAGCAGACCAGCAGCGACACGCGCACCGAGCCCAATGCCAATGCCAACGCCGGCGTGCCGGGCGCGCTCAGCAACCAGCCACCCAACACTGGCGGCAATCCCACGGCGGCCAATCCGGCGGCGGGCAACGGCAAGCCGGGCGGTCAGAACGCCAGCACGCAGGCGGCCGCCACGCCGACGCAGCAGACGCAGAACGCCACGCGCAACTACGAACTCGACCGCACGGTCAGCCATGTCACCGATCCCGCCGGCAAGGTCGCGCGTCTCTCCGTGGCTGTGGTCGTCGACAACAAGCAGGTGGTGGGTAAGGATGGCAAGTCCACCAGCGTGCCATTCACCCCGGAAGAACTGACCCGGCTGACCGAACTCACCAAGAACGCCGTGGGCTTCAATGCGACGCGCGGCGACAGCGTCAGCGTCATCAACGAGGCCTTCCGCGGCGCCGTGGCGGAAGAAGAGCCGCAGGGCACGCCGTTCTACGAGCGCCCCGGCATGCTCGACCTGATCAAGCAGGGCCTGGGCGTGATGATTGCGCTGATCGTCGGCTTCTTCGTCCTCCGGCCCATCCTCAAGGGCCTGCTGAAGCCCGCGCCGATTATGATGAACAACGTCGCGCTCGCCGGTCCGATGCCCACGGTGTCGGTCATGGTGGACGACGACGACATGACGCCCGACCGTGTCAGCACGTCGCCGCAGCTGGGCTCGCCCGCGCTGCTGGCCTACGAACAGAAGGTCGGCCTGGCCAAGCGCATGGCCGCCGAGAACCCCAAACAAGTGGCGCAAGTCGTGAAGAGCTGGGTATCCGACGATGGCAGCTGA
- the fliS gene encoding flagellar export chaperone FliS, whose product MALGYSRGAGAYQQIRTGGGLEQADSHGLITLLMDGGLERIRLAQACMATGNVAGKGEAISKTIEIVGGLQSGLNHDVDSPLVGQLDALYDYMSRRLLHANLHSDPDALDEVARLLGQIRASWVAIPAEARQVAGAGA is encoded by the coding sequence ATGGCACTTGGATACTCCCGCGGCGCTGGCGCTTACCAGCAGATCCGCACCGGTGGTGGGCTCGAGCAGGCCGATTCGCATGGCCTCATCACCTTGCTTATGGATGGCGGCCTCGAGCGCATCCGGCTCGCGCAGGCCTGCATGGCCACAGGCAACGTCGCGGGCAAAGGCGAGGCCATATCGAAAACGATCGAGATCGTCGGCGGCCTGCAGTCGGGGCTGAACCACGATGTCGACTCGCCGCTGGTGGGCCAGCTCGACGCCCTTTACGACTATATGAGCCGTCGTCTCCTGCACGCCAATCTGCATAGCGATCCGGACGCCCTCGATGAGGTGGCCCGGCTGCTCGGCCAGATCCGTGCGAGCTGGGTCGCCATCCCGGCCGAGGCGCGGCAGGTGGCCGGGGCCGGCGCATGA
- a CDS encoding flagellar protein FliT, producing MTDATWCDLPRVLDLTESMHAAASEGRWDVLTALEAEREPVLMQGSMRPAPETLESLKSIMLLDGLIKDLVTAARDETAAQWDESRRVRRAVAAYSSF from the coding sequence ATGACCGACGCCACGTGGTGCGACCTGCCTCGCGTGCTCGACCTCACCGAGTCCATGCATGCGGCCGCCAGCGAAGGCCGCTGGGATGTGCTGACCGCCCTGGAAGCCGAGCGTGAGCCCGTGCTGATGCAGGGCAGCATGCGTCCGGCGCCGGAAACCCTCGAGTCGCTGAAATCGATCATGCTCCTCGACGGCCTCATCAAGGACTTGGTGACCGCCGCGCGCGACGAGACCGCCGCGCAGTGGGACGAGTCGCGCCGCGTGCGCCGCGCCGTTGCCGCGTATAGTTCGTTCTGA
- the fliI gene encoding flagellar protein export ATPase FliI, producing MSAESHNASRIAHWRESLAAQRASAEGVRPMQAEGKLRRVVGLTLEAVGCEAPVGARCMVSSADGKQLETEVVGFSDGRLLLMPTGEMHGVLPNARVTPVAAISGIPVGDSLLGRVIGPDGVPLDGQGPLLARERAPLRRAPINPMLRRPIDTPLDVGVRAINALLTVGRGQRIGLFAGSGVGKSTLMGMMTRFTDADVVVVGLIGERGREVKEFVDHTLGEEGRRRAVVVAAPADAPPLSRLRGAQVATAVAEHFRDQGKRVLLLMDSLTRYAQAQREIALAIGEPPATKGYPPSVFAMLPALVERAGNDAEGIGSITAFYTVLTEGDDYRHDPIADSARAILDGHIVLSRDMAEAGHYPAIDIEASISRVMPAVVSKEHMRSAQRFRQVYSAYRQQRDLIAVGAYQKGSDPRTDEAIALYPRLSAFLQQETDMPVNLAEAEAELVDAASAG from the coding sequence ATGAGTGCCGAGTCGCATAACGCCTCCCGTATCGCGCACTGGCGTGAATCGCTGGCTGCCCAGCGTGCCAGCGCCGAGGGCGTCCGCCCGATGCAGGCCGAAGGCAAGCTGCGCCGGGTGGTCGGCCTGACACTCGAGGCCGTGGGTTGCGAGGCGCCCGTCGGCGCGCGCTGCATGGTCTCGTCGGCCGACGGCAAGCAACTGGAAACCGAAGTCGTCGGTTTCTCCGACGGCCGCCTGCTGCTGATGCCCACGGGCGAAATGCACGGCGTGCTGCCGAATGCGCGCGTGACCCCGGTGGCCGCCATCTCCGGCATTCCGGTGGGCGACTCCCTGCTGGGTCGCGTCATCGGCCCGGATGGCGTGCCGCTGGACGGGCAGGGGCCGTTGCTGGCCCGTGAACGTGCGCCGCTGCGTCGTGCGCCCATCAACCCGATGCTTCGCCGGCCGATCGACACACCGCTCGACGTCGGCGTGCGCGCCATCAATGCCCTGCTCACCGTGGGCCGCGGGCAGCGCATCGGCCTGTTCGCCGGCTCCGGCGTGGGCAAGTCCACCCTCATGGGCATGATGACGCGCTTCACCGATGCCGACGTCGTCGTGGTTGGTCTGATCGGCGAGCGCGGTCGCGAGGTCAAGGAATTCGTCGACCACACGCTGGGCGAGGAAGGTCGTCGTCGCGCCGTGGTGGTCGCCGCCCCGGCGGATGCGCCGCCGCTGAGCCGGCTGCGCGGCGCCCAGGTGGCCACCGCCGTGGCCGAGCATTTCCGCGACCAGGGCAAGCGCGTGCTGTTGTTGATGGATTCGCTGACGCGTTACGCCCAGGCGCAGCGCGAGATCGCCCTGGCCATCGGCGAACCGCCAGCGACCAAGGGCTACCCGCCGTCGGTGTTCGCCATGCTTCCCGCGTTGGTAGAGCGCGCGGGCAACGATGCCGAGGGCATCGGCTCGATCACCGCGTTCTACACCGTGCTAACCGAAGGCGACGACTATCGTCACGACCCCATCGCCGACTCCGCCCGCGCCATCCTCGATGGTCATATCGTGCTGTCGCGCGACATGGCCGAGGCCGGCCACTATCCGGCCATCGATATCGAGGCCTCCATCAGCCGCGTCATGCCGGCGGTGGTCAGCAAGGAGCACATGCGCTCGGCGCAGCGGTTCCGCCAGGTGTACTCCGCGTATCGCCAGCAGCGCGACCTGATCGCCGTGGGCGCGTACCAGAAGGGCAGCGATCCCCGCACGGACGAGGCCATCGCCCTGTATCCGCGTCTTTCCGCGTTCCTCCAGCAGGAAACCGACATGCCGGTGAACCTCGCCGAAGCCGAGGCGGAACTGGTCGACGCCGCGAGTGCCGGCTGA